The Virgibacillus sp. SK37 region GCATTTAGAATCCCCTGCTCCGCAAGCATCGTGGTATGTGCCTTATGGATGTGAAACATCGCATCAAATAGATGTTCTTTCTGATCGTAAAAAACCGGCTTTAATAGTTCATCCATGAATGTTTTACCAGGAAAAACAACACCATCTGTTTTCTCAAATTGTTCCTTTAATGTATGCAATAGTAGCACCTCAACATTTTTTCTTTGATTATCATTGATTGATTAACTTCTAATAGTTTTTCATAGATTTTCTCAAACCAAATCTCCCAACAATCCTACAACGTATTCTCCGATTTAACGCCAAAGAAGCGATATGCGATGAACATGACGATTGCGATCAATCCTACTTGGATCATACCATACGCTGCAGCCTGCCCCATGTTGAACATGCGGAGCTGGTTCATAATTTCAATCGAGATCGGTCTATTACTTAGTGTATATAGCAATACCGATGTAGGGAATTCGCCAACTGCCTGCACAAATGCCAACAGTGTTCCACTTAGTACGCCTGGCATAATAATTGGGATAACGACACGTCGGAAAGTGTAAAACCACTTTGCCCCAAGGTTCTGGGCTGCTTCTTCCAGGGAATCGTCCATTTGCTCCAACACGGCAGTTGTTGAACGGACTACCAGTGGGATAAACCGCACAAAGTAAGCAAGTGGCAGGATCCAGAATGTGCCGACCAAGATCTGTCCAAAAGAAAATGGCGATGGCTTGTTAAATGCCAAAATTAAATTCATCCCTACAACGGTTGCTGGTAATGCCCATGGAATCATAACAAGAATATCGAGTAAATTTTTCCCGATGAAGCTGCGTTTCACGAGTGCGTACGATGTAATAATCCCAAAGATAAATACACCTATACAGGCTAGACACGTCATAATTAAACTGTTTCTAACCGGATCCCAAATGTTCGGATCCTCAAATAATAACCGGAAATTTTCCAGACTGAATGCGGTTGGATACGTCTGCCATGTCCATGCTCCCTCAGGTACAAGGGACAGGATAAGCAAGGTTACGTGTGGCAGAAGTAAGACAATCATTGCGAGAATCCCAAGTGTCACCATCACACCTTTTAGAACCGGATTGTTTACTTCACTGCGATGGGCGCCAATCCCCTTACTTGCCATCCGGTAATCCTTCCTGCTTTGATACCAACGCATGAATAATAGGAAGGAAATCGAAACAACGGATAGGATAACGGATTGGGTTGCAGCCATCTCCAAATCACCATTAATTTTCGAGAAATAAATTTGTAAGCTCAAGACACGGAAGCCACCCGCCAATAAAAACGGTGCACTAAAGGAGGCCATGGAAACCATGAAGACCAATAAGGATGCAGCTACAAGTCCTGGTGTTAATAATGGGAATGTCACTTTCCAAAATACCTTAAATTTGCTTGATCCCAGATTATAGGCAGCTTCCTCCAAGGATGGGTCAATATTATTTAATGCAGACGATGTCGTCATATAAAAATATGGATACATCGTATATGCATGGACAAGCAGAATTCCCGAGATGCCACCAATACTGAACGGAACCTCTGATAGATTGAACAGATCCTTAATAGCGTTTGGTACAAGTCCAGCTTCTCCATATAAAAACATGAATGCCATAACCCCAACTAATGATGGAAGAACAATTGGCATGATCGCAATATTGGAGAAAAACTGCCGGCCTGGAAAGTCATATCGGTTAAAAATATAGGCTAGCGGTATACCGATTAATGCACTAAAGAACACAGACAACAACGAAATATAGACAGAGTTCCATAATGCTTCAAAGTTTGCTGCTGATTTTTCTCCAAAGAAGTCACTGTAGTTTTCCATGGAGAAGACGCCTTTTTGTTTAAAACTTTCTACAATCGTAGCGATTGATGGATATAACACGTAACCAACAAGAATTAACACAACGGGGATGAGTAAAAGTATCGTTTTTCGTTTTTCAGCATTTAACATTTATTTATCACCCTTTGCCTCGGGGATGATGCGGATATGATTCTCCGGC contains the following coding sequences:
- a CDS encoding iron ABC transporter permease, producing the protein MLNAEKRKTILLLIPVVLILVGYVLYPSIATIVESFKQKGVFSMENYSDFFGEKSAANFEALWNSVYISLLSVFFSALIGIPLAYIFNRYDFPGRQFFSNIAIMPIVLPSLVGVMAFMFLYGEAGLVPNAIKDLFNLSEVPFSIGGISGILLVHAYTMYPYFYMTTSSALNNIDPSLEEAAYNLGSSKFKVFWKVTFPLLTPGLVAASLLVFMVSMASFSAPFLLAGGFRVLSLQIYFSKINGDLEMAATQSVILSVVSISFLLFMRWYQSRKDYRMASKGIGAHRSEVNNPVLKGVMVTLGILAMIVLLLPHVTLLILSLVPEGAWTWQTYPTAFSLENFRLLFEDPNIWDPVRNSLIMTCLACIGVFIFGIITSYALVKRSFIGKNLLDILVMIPWALPATVVGMNLILAFNKPSPFSFGQILVGTFWILPLAYFVRFIPLVVRSTTAVLEQMDDSLEEAAQNLGAKWFYTFRRVVIPIIMPGVLSGTLLAFVQAVGEFPTSVLLYTLSNRPISIEIMNQLRMFNMGQAAAYGMIQVGLIAIVMFIAYRFFGVKSENTL